A region of the Bacillus sp. NP247 genome:
AAAAAGAAGCCTGTTTCGTAACAGGCTTCTTTTTTATCCCCTTATAATTCCATAACTTGTCCCAACTAGTACGGTCTTTTCATGTTGATTACGATATACTGACTCAATTGAAACTTTTTTATATCCTTCCATTTGTTCAATATTTGTTAAAGTTAATTCACAAGTAATCGTATCCCCTGTAAAAACTGGCCTAATAAATTCGCTTACTAATTCCCTTGCTATGTAATGTAACTCTTCGCCTACTTTCGTACCAATACTAGCCGTCAATAAACCATGAACCATTAACCTTCCATTCTCATCATATTCCATATGATGCCTACCTTTATCACCTGTAATATTGGCAAATTCGAAAACTTCTTCCTCGGTAAATCTTCTTTCATATTTAAATACATCCCCAACTTTTACATTCATTTTTATCCCCCGTTAGTAAACTGAATTTTCTTTTATTTTATCATAAAATGAGTCTCAATTCAGTTTATATCATTAAAATAGCAATCCTTTTTCTTCACTACCTTATAAGTTTATCGGTGCCCATCCTTTTTTGCTACTTGGTACCCGTAGTACGCACATGTCCCATTTCTTGATAACTCTCTTACTTCAAAACCACAACTTCTATAAAAATCAAAATTGTTAGCGGCTGTATGTGCAAACCAATCACCATGAGGAAGCTTTTGTAAACAAAGAGCTACCAGTTTCTTACCTAATCCTTTCCCTCTATACTCATACTTCACAACTAAATTTACTATATTAGCAACCATGATTTGATCAGAAATTACTCTAACCATCGCGACCATCTCTTCTTCATCCCAAATTGTGAAAGCCCATGTTGAATTTTCAAATGCTATCGAAAATTTTTCAATTTGCCAAGAAGGGATATCATCATTACTCCAACCAGCATCTTCAAATAATGTTTTAATTGCATAGGCTGGCACTCCATCCGTTCCTTCACGAATAATTAGTCCATTATGATAAATATACATGTAATCCCTCCTTTTATTTTTATATACCATTCTTCAAAAAGTATATTTCACCTTTAAAAAAGTGAACTTTTTCATCCAACTCTCTTAATAGAATAAACTAAGACATCAATCCCATGAAATGCAGTTGTTTTTTCATAGCTAAGTCCTGTTTTTCTAGCTACAAATATTGAAGCTGGGTGGTTCGGATTAATAAGTGAAATTAATTTATTCATTTGTAATACTTGAAAACCATAGTCTCGAAATGCCGCCGCTGCTTCTTTCGCATACCCTTTCCCCCAGTACTTAGGAAGTAGCCAATAGCCAATCTCAATTTCCTCTTTTCCATCTACCTTCTGCTTGACAAGCCCTGCATGACCAATTCGTATCCCTGTTTCCTTTTCAATCATTACAAATAAACCGAGACCATTTTTATAATTCGGAAGCACCCACTCCTCCAAATTTTTTTTACATTGCATATATGTTTTTAACGTCCCATTTCCAATATAGCGCATTACTTTCTCGTTCCCCCATAACGAAGCGTAGAACTGTAAATCATCCATTGTATATTTACGAAATTGTAGGCGATCTGTATGGAACATTTTTAAACTCCTTCCCAGCATTCTGTTCTTTATTACACGATCATATTTTGGATGTATAGTAAGTGTTACTCTCTATTATAAATGAACCAACATTAACATAGAGAATATTCACTCTTTACAAACGTAAAAAAAGCAGTAGACAAATATTGTCTACTGCATCCATATCATAACTAGCAAAAAGAAAACTACAACTGAGGGGGGTGTAGGATTTTCAAATATACTAGATACTTATCCCGTTCTAACGGGCGGTAAACTTTCCAATCTTTTGAGTGGAAAGTTTACCGCACATAAGAACTTTTACGGTTATTAAGAGAGCACCGTTAAGTACTCAAATACACGCTGTGCTTTTTCTCCACCCATTCGAGCATGTTGAAGAAGGGAAATACCATGTGGGCCAGATGCACGTAATGCTTCTGGTTGTGCCACTAAAATAGCTTGTACAACTTCTAACTCTCCAAGCATAGCTGCTGCGAAAATATCCATCCGAGCACCCTTTTCTAGTAAATAAAGAGCAATATCTTTACGGCCTACATGTGCTGCTGCTCCTAACGCACTTTCCCAATCTGAACCGCCCCAATTATAAGAAGCATGAAGTAAGCTAGGTGATTCGAACAAAATCTCCTGTACCCTTTCTAGATCTCCGTGAGCTGCCATAACGAATTCTCTTACTAATTCAGTGGTAATACGTTCTTCTGTTTGCATCGCTCTGCTCCTTTTTTAGAAATTCGTTTCGGTGTAAAAAATGGCTTGTCGCTTCCTTGAAAAATATCTACTTCTATGCCAAATACATGTTGAAACATTTGTTGACATAATACTTCTTCTGGTACACCGTCATACTGAATCTTTCCTCGCTTTAATACGAGTAAACGATCACTATATTGAGCCGCTTGGTTAATGTCATGTAAAACCATTATAATTGTCATACCAAACTCCTCGTTTAATCGTTTCACAAGTTCCATTACTTCCAACTGGTGAACGATATCCAAAAAGGTTGTTGGTTCATCTAGCAATAAGACATTTGTACGTTGTGCTAGCGTCATCGCAATCCAAGCACGTTGTCTTTCTCCTCCTGACAAAGACTGTAAAAGACGATATTCATACCCTTCAAGATTTGTAACAGACAATGCCCAATCAACAATTTCTTCATCTTCTTTATTCAAGCGACTACTCCATGATTTATGAGGACCTCTTCCGAACTGTATTAACTCTTTCACTGTTAAATCTAATTGATGATCATGCATTTGTGGTAACATCGCTAATTGCTTCGCTACATCAGCACTCTTCATCATATGAATATCTTTTCCATCTAAAATGATGTCCCCTTCACTTTGTTTAAGTAGCCTTGCCATTAAACGAAGCAAAGTAGATTTCCCTGACCCATTTGGACCGATTAAACTAACGATTTCCCCAGCTTTAATATGTACATTCATATTTTGCATTTGAAATCTTTCGGAATGCGCGTAAAACACTTTGTTAACGGAAATCACGTTGTTTTCCTCCTCTATGAATTAAATATAAGAAGAACGGACCACCTAAGAAGGACAATAAAATACCAACTGGTAATTCGATTGGATCAAACCAACTTCGAGCTATCGCATCTGCGAAAACAAGTAATATTCCGCCGCCAAGGCATGATAATGGCAGCAAATATTTATAGTCATTTCCGACTAATAAACGTAGCATATGTGGTACAACGAGACCGACAAATCCAATAAGACCAGAAACACTAACTGCTATTCCAGCTAGCATTGTACTTACTACTATTAAATAAAACCGGCTTCTTTCCACGTTATGCCCTAATAATTTCGCCATTTCATCTCCGAGCATTAATACTCGGATGTGTTTAATACCGAAGAAAGCTAATATAATAGCGAATATTGCATAATAAATAATCATGTTCAAATGAGCCCAACTCACACCACCAATACCGCCGGCTAACCACGGTAACACGGATTGTACTTTGTCACTATGTAATAACATTAATGCTGACGTTGCTGCACCAATTAATGCATTGATTGACACACCTACTAAGACGATTCTTGAAGGTGGTGCCCCTTTTTGCCATGATAAAGCATAAATGACCATCGCTGTTATGAAAGCTCCTAAAAAAGCTCCTAGTGGTAAAAAAGCCATATGCTGTGGAAATAAAATCATGATTATTATTGCTACAAGGCCTGCTCCTGATGAAACTCCAATAATTCCAGGGTCTGCAAGAGGGTTTCTCATAACCCCTTGCAGTAATGCTCCAGATGTAGCTAAGCACGTTCCTACTATAAACCCAACGAGCACTCTCGGTATCCGAAGATCCCACACAATTCGATGAACTGTCGAACCTTCATCTTGTATACCCTCTATAATATCTCGTAAAGAAAAAGATAAGCTACCTGCGAAAAGACCGTAAAAAAGACCTAGAACAGTTAATATGACTAAAGTAACTGTTATTATCCATCTTTTCTTTGCAAAAGGATGCTCCTTTTCTCTTGCTATTTCACTACTCTCCATACTTATCATTTCCTTACATCTTGTATACTTTTATACATAAAGTCCAGCGCTT
Encoded here:
- a CDS encoding ABC transporter ATP-binding protein, which translates into the protein MISVNKVFYAHSERFQMQNMNVHIKAGEIVSLIGPNGSGKSTLLRLMARLLKQSEGDIILDGKDIHMMKSADVAKQLAMLPQMHDHQLDLTVKELIQFGRGPHKSWSSRLNKEDEEIVDWALSVTNLEGYEYRLLQSLSGGERQRAWIAMTLAQRTNVLLLDEPTTFLDIVHQLEVMELVKRLNEEFGMTIIMVLHDINQAAQYSDRLLVLKRGKIQYDGVPEEVLCQQMFQHVFGIEVDIFQGSDKPFFTPKRISKKGAERCKQKNVLPLN
- a CDS encoding iron ABC transporter permease; translation: MESSEIAREKEHPFAKKRWIITVTLVILTVLGLFYGLFAGSLSFSLRDIIEGIQDEGSTVHRIVWDLRIPRVLVGFIVGTCLATSGALLQGVMRNPLADPGIIGVSSGAGLVAIIIMILFPQHMAFLPLGAFLGAFITAMVIYALSWQKGAPPSRIVLVGVSINALIGAATSALMLLHSDKVQSVLPWLAGGIGGVSWAHLNMIIYYAIFAIILAFFGIKHIRVLMLGDEMAKLLGHNVERSRFYLIVVSTMLAGIAVSVSGLIGFVGLVVPHMLRLLVGNDYKYLLPLSCLGGGILLVFADAIARSWFDPIELPVGILLSFLGGPFFLYLIHRGGKQRDFR
- a CDS encoding ankyrin repeat domain-containing protein, translated to MQTEERITTELVREFVMAAHGDLERVQEILFESPSLLHASYNWGGSDWESALGAAAHVGRKDIALYLLEKGARMDIFAAAMLGELEVVQAILVAQPEALRASGPHGISLLQHARMGGEKAQRVFEYLTVLS
- a CDS encoding GNAT family N-acetyltransferase, producing MLGRSLKMFHTDRLQFRKYTMDDLQFYASLWGNEKVMRYIGNGTLKTYMQCKKNLEEWVLPNYKNGLGLFVMIEKETGIRIGHAGLVKQKVDGKEEIEIGYWLLPKYWGKGYAKEAAAAFRDYGFQVLQMNKLISLINPNHPASIFVARKTGLSYEKTTAFHGIDVLVYSIKRVG
- a CDS encoding MaoC/PaaZ C-terminal domain-containing protein; the protein is MNVKVGDVFKYERRFTEEEVFEFANITGDKGRHHMEYDENGRLMVHGLLTASIGTKVGEELHYIARELVSEFIRPVFTGDTITCELTLTNIEQMEGYKKVSIESVYRNQHEKTVLVGTSYGIIRG
- a CDS encoding GNAT family N-acetyltransferase, producing the protein MYIYHNGLIIREGTDGVPAYAIKTLFEDAGWSNDDIPSWQIEKFSIAFENSTWAFTIWDEEEMVAMVRVISDQIMVANIVNLVVKYEYRGKGLGKKLVALCLQKLPHGDWFAHTAANNFDFYRSCGFEVRELSRNGTCAYYGYQVAKKDGHR